Proteins co-encoded in one Chionomys nivalis chromosome 6, mChiNiv1.1, whole genome shotgun sequence genomic window:
- the Zmat5 gene encoding zinc finger matrin-type protein 5, translating to MGKRYFCDYCDRSFQDNLHNRKKHLNGLQHLKAKKVWYDMFRDAAAVLLDEQNKRPCRKFLLTGQCDFGSNCRFSHMSERDLQELSIQVEEERRAREWPLETAELPEGHLEDWLEKRAKRLSSAPSIRAEPIRTTVFQYPVGWPPMQELPPSLRAPPPGGWSLQSRVQWG from the exons ATGGGGAAGCGATACTTCTGTGATTACTGTGACCGCTCCTTCCAGGACAACCTCCACAACCGGAAGAAGCACCTAAATGGGCTGCAGCACCTCAAGGCCAAGAAAGTGTGGTACGACATGTTCCGAG ATGCAGCTGCCGTCTTGCTGGATGAACAGAACAAGAGACCTTGCAGGAAATTCCTGCTAACAG GCCAGTGCGACTTTGGCTCCAACTGCAGATTTTCCCACATGTCAGAACGAGACCTGCAGGAACTGAGCATCCAGGTGGAAG AGGAGAGGCGGGCCAGAGAGTGGCCACTGGAGACTGCTGAGCTTCCTGAGGGTCACCTGGAGGACTGGCTGGAGAAGAGAGCCAAGAGGCTGAGCTCAGCCCCGAGTATCAG gGCGGAACCCATCAGAACCACTGTCTTCCAGTACCCTGTGGGCTGGCCACCAATGCAGGAGCTGCCCCCCTCCCTGCGGGCACCCCCTCCTGGAGGATGGTCCCTACAGTCCAGAGTCCAGTGGGGCTAA